Proteins found in one Thalassomonas actiniarum genomic segment:
- a CDS encoding AAA family ATPase has protein sequence MQNLISAVVEQVGSIVLGKPREIRLALACLLAQGHILIEDLPGMGKTTLAQVLAKTLGLSYQRTQFTSDLLPADVIGISIYHSEKKQFELHRGPVFNQVVLADEINRANPKTQSALLEAMAEHQVSIDGTTYALPAPFFVIATQNPLSHAGTYPLPESQLDRFMMRISLGFPDVAAEKLILLSQDRDHQFMHLRPCLELEQLITMQKNIDNLSASDAILDYIIALCHVSRGQDENLRPLSPRAGKALLKAAKAWAFMEDRDYVHPGDIQAVFAAVCQHRLEIVSDSFMQHKEGLALSVLEQVDPTNPLAKLS, from the coding sequence ATGCAAAACCTTATTAGTGCGGTAGTAGAACAAGTCGGCTCGATAGTGCTGGGAAAGCCGCGGGAGATCCGTCTGGCCCTGGCCTGTTTACTGGCTCAGGGGCATATTTTAATTGAAGACTTGCCCGGCATGGGTAAAACCACTCTGGCCCAGGTACTGGCAAAAACCTTGGGGCTAAGTTATCAAAGAACCCAGTTTACCAGTGATTTATTGCCGGCGGATGTTATCGGTATTTCGATTTATCATAGTGAAAAAAAGCAGTTTGAGCTGCACAGGGGACCGGTTTTCAATCAGGTGGTGCTGGCGGATGAAATTAACCGGGCCAACCCGAAAACCCAGAGTGCGCTATTGGAGGCCATGGCCGAACATCAGGTCAGTATCGACGGCACAACTTATGCCCTGCCTGCGCCATTTTTTGTTATTGCCACGCAAAACCCCCTCAGCCATGCCGGGACCTATCCCTTACCCGAGTCTCAATTGGATCGCTTTATGATGCGCATTTCCCTGGGGTTTCCCGATGTGGCGGCAGAAAAGCTGATTTTGTTAAGTCAGGACAGGGATCATCAATTTATGCATTTACGGCCTTGCCTTGAACTTGAGCAACTTATCACTATGCAAAAAAATATCGATAACCTGAGCGCCAGCGATGCCATTCTCGACTATATCATTGCTTTATGCCATGTCAGCCGAGGCCAGGATGAAAATCTCAGGCCCCTGTCGCCCCGTGCGGGTAAGGCACTGTTAAAAGCGGCAAAAGCCTGGGCTTTTATGGAAGACCGCGACTATGTCCACCCCGGGGACATCCAGGCGGTATTTGCGGCGGTTTGCCAGCATCGCCTGGAAATTGTTTCAGATAGCTTTATGCAGCACAAAGAGGGGCTGGCGTTAAGTGTACTGGAGCAGGTAGATCCCACCAATCCGTTAGCCAAGTTATCCTGA
- a CDS encoding DUF58 domain-containing protein, which yields MMLKLKAGVKSRFSLWLKQRLPAAKYQLLHRGNIFIFPSRFGCAYLLLVLLVFLLGTNYQNNVIILMSYLMGSLFITVMLQSFFNLCGLAISCNGQCSGYAGQGVTMPLTVHSKIPRYDLTLSFAGQQAVHVSVIRAEKVSVNLPFYSKKRGLIAPGRITIKSEYSLGLFRCWTHLDFDCLCTLYPQAKLPPGPLLHFLKQGDSAENTGKTCAGAEDFFELKTYVLGESVNRVAWKQFARGQGKYTKHYQQQQGSVLWLSLADMPDGDVETQLRYLCYLLLHYHHEDYRYGMELAGQVFQVDSGDFQLKSCLRALAAYPGPSAGGA from the coding sequence ATGATGTTAAAGCTTAAAGCCGGCGTTAAAAGCCGCTTTTCCCTTTGGCTAAAGCAACGGCTGCCGGCGGCCAAATACCAGCTGTTGCACCGGGGCAATATTTTTATCTTTCCCAGCCGTTTTGGTTGTGCCTATTTATTACTGGTATTGCTGGTATTTTTGCTCGGTACCAACTATCAGAATAATGTCATTATTTTAATGAGTTACCTGATGGGCAGTCTCTTTATTACCGTGATGTTGCAAAGTTTTTTTAATCTTTGCGGCCTGGCAATAAGCTGTAACGGGCAATGTAGCGGTTATGCCGGGCAGGGGGTGACTATGCCGCTCACCGTGCACAGTAAAATTCCCCGCTATGACTTAACCCTTTCTTTTGCCGGACAGCAGGCGGTGCATGTCAGCGTTATTCGTGCAGAAAAGGTGTCTGTGAACTTACCCTTTTATTCGAAAAAACGGGGCTTGATCGCACCCGGGCGTATCACCATCAAAAGTGAATATTCCCTGGGGCTCTTTAGATGTTGGACCCACCTGGATTTTGACTGTTTATGCACCCTTTATCCTCAGGCCAAGTTACCCCCGGGACCGTTGCTGCATTTTTTAAAGCAGGGGGACAGCGCGGAAAATACCGGGAAAACCTGCGCCGGCGCGGAAGATTTTTTTGAATTAAAAACTTATGTGCTCGGAGAGTCTGTCAACCGGGTGGCCTGGAAACAATTTGCCCGGGGGCAGGGAAAATATACCAAACATTATCAGCAGCAACAGGGCAGTGTCCTTTGGTTAAGTCTGGCGGATATGCCGGACGGTGATGTTGAAACCCAATTACGGTATTTATGTTATCTGCTGTTACATTACCATCATGAAGATTATCGCTATGGCATGGAGCTGGCGGGACAGGTATTTCAGGTCGATAGCGGTGACTTTCAGCTGAAAAGCTGCTTGCGGGCGCTGGCGGCTTATCCGGGCCCGTCAGCAGGGGGGGCATAA
- a CDS encoding transglutaminase TgpA family protein has protein sequence MATVSQETFSLNKDITWLLIICQGANLLSLFQELTSWMLAVLALCLCWQILMVHYQKERPPGPVMAIFALGGCLVLIISGFELGLLSAMLHLLCFSYVLKALEIQGRGDFYLVVLLGFFLLVSALIFQQDLQFTLVILLLLLLNISLLLSYFSSRRPGVATLKSSGLLIVHSIPLSIVLFVVFPRLSPFWQVPMAKTSATGLSESVAPGDIASLALSDKLAFRANFDRVRPDYSQLYWRALVLENYDGRRWQMAPEYKSKLKQIFIEPLSRQVRPGERKLSYQVIAEASFKKWLFALDLATLPAVAKGGPQQIIQLPDYSLRSRKPLTKAVSYRVDTYPDAPLDLQIPGHIVRRNLDYPAGSNPKLVQEVLALRKVHLDDLALVQAVLAHFNQAPFRYTLQPPLLNENSLDEFYFDTRAGFCVHYASTFAFMMRVAGIPARLVTGYLGGEHNPQGEYYSIHQYDAHAWAEIWQPGKGWHRVDPTAAVNPERVENGLSALLLQEQSRLSGDFFSLQRLKQFAWLNELRLQLDAIDYQWTRLVLGYSAARQYRLLSSWFGRLVPWKVAAIITGTIMITLVLLWWLYRRNASQEVRDPGLVLYRQALDLLTEKGLEKPLPQTAKVFAGQLALQRPEIAAIFNEITQTFEKLSYQSLSAAEQKTSLARMQVLLVQFKRLLKRLKQDKGG, from the coding sequence ATGGCGACGGTCAGCCAAGAAACATTTAGCCTGAACAAAGACATCACCTGGCTGTTAATTATCTGTCAGGGGGCCAACCTGCTGAGCTTGTTTCAAGAGCTGACTTCCTGGATGTTAGCCGTTTTAGCCCTGTGCCTGTGCTGGCAGATATTAATGGTGCACTACCAAAAAGAGAGGCCACCCGGGCCTGTGATGGCCATTTTTGCCCTCGGCGGCTGCCTGGTATTGATTATTTCAGGATTTGAACTGGGATTATTATCGGCCATGCTGCATCTGCTGTGTTTTTCCTATGTGTTAAAGGCACTGGAAATTCAGGGGCGCGGGGACTTTTATCTGGTGGTTTTACTGGGGTTTTTCTTGCTGGTGTCGGCGTTGATTTTTCAGCAAGATCTGCAATTTACCTTAGTGATCCTGTTATTGCTGTTGCTTAATATCAGTTTACTGCTTAGCTATTTTTCATCACGTCGTCCCGGGGTTGCCACATTAAAATCCAGTGGCTTGCTGATAGTACACAGTATTCCGTTATCCATTGTTTTATTTGTTGTTTTTCCGAGGCTTTCGCCGTTTTGGCAAGTGCCTATGGCGAAAACATCCGCCACCGGATTATCTGAAAGTGTCGCGCCGGGGGATATTGCCAGCCTGGCATTGTCCGATAAGCTGGCGTTTCGGGCTAATTTTGACCGGGTGCGTCCCGATTACAGCCAACTCTATTGGCGTGCCCTGGTGTTAGAAAATTATGACGGCAGGCGCTGGCAAATGGCCCCCGAGTACAAGAGTAAGCTTAAACAAATCTTTATTGAGCCGCTCTCCAGGCAAGTCCGCCCCGGGGAGCGTAAGCTAAGTTATCAGGTGATTGCCGAGGCCAGTTTCAAAAAATGGTTGTTTGCCCTGGATCTGGCAACGTTGCCGGCAGTGGCAAAGGGGGGCCCTCAGCAAATCATCCAGCTGCCGGATTATAGCCTGCGCAGCCGCAAGCCTCTGACTAAGGCCGTCAGTTACCGGGTGGACACTTATCCCGATGCCCCCCTGGATTTACAGATCCCCGGTCATATTGTCCGCCGCAACCTGGATTATCCTGCAGGCAGTAATCCTAAACTGGTGCAGGAGGTGCTGGCCTTAAGAAAAGTGCATCTTGATGATCTCGCCCTGGTGCAGGCGGTATTGGCTCATTTTAACCAGGCGCCGTTTCGTTATACCCTGCAGCCACCGTTGTTAAATGAAAATAGCCTGGATGAATTCTATTTTGATACCCGGGCAGGTTTTTGCGTACATTATGCCAGTACCTTTGCTTTTATGATGCGGGTTGCCGGTATTCCAGCCCGTCTGGTGACCGGGTATTTAGGGGGAGAGCATAACCCGCAAGGGGAATATTACAGTATTCATCAATATGATGCCCACGCCTGGGCGGAGATATGGCAGCCGGGCAAGGGATGGCACAGAGTAGATCCCACCGCTGCGGTTAATCCCGAGCGGGTTGAAAACGGTTTATCGGCGCTGTTGCTGCAGGAACAATCACGCTTAAGCGGTGACTTTTTCAGCCTGCAAAGGCTGAAACAATTCGCCTGGCTTAATGAGTTGCGCCTGCAGCTTGATGCCATCGATTACCAGTGGACACGTTTGGTACTCGGTTACAGTGCCGCCCGGCAATACCGGCTGTTATCTTCCTGGTTTGGCCGTCTGGTGCCATGGAAAGTTGCCGCCATCATTACCGGGACCATAATGATCACATTAGTGCTCTTATGGTGGCTGTACCGGCGCAATGCCTCGCAAGAAGTACGGGATCCCGGATTAGTTTTATACCGCCAGGCCCTGGACTTATTAACCGAAAAAGGACTGGAGAAACCTCTGCCCCAGACCGCGAAAGTTTTTGCCGGGCAACTCGCGTTGCAGCGTCCTGAAATTGCCGCTATTTTTAACGAAATAACACAAACTTTCGAAAAACTGAGTTACCAGTCCTTGTCTGCGGCCGAGCAGAAAACAAGTTTAGCCCGGATGCAAGTGCTGCTGGTCCAATTTAAGCGCCTGCTTAAGCGACTTAAACAAGATAAAGGCGGTTAG
- a CDS encoding DUF2982 domain-containing protein, with the protein MNASLPCIQIKAKAKNHGLFLVCLGSGLLLIALLFTLFFWQQARLTLIFIDLVALVTCLIGFVKLMEPKISFLITPASLCYQHRHGKWHLLWQDIVRIDAVRQTCGISSQELPYLGIRLKNIDCLADNISPRMANRLIHEQRPLTLYCLLNNLMTLEQGAMNFMPYTLSDGTRIKGPIACFLHHSCALQKALGYHLFIPDTAMDRDITDFSRLLGQCKKATALYP; encoded by the coding sequence ATGAATGCCAGCCTGCCCTGCATCCAGATAAAGGCCAAAGCAAAAAATCACGGATTATTTTTAGTTTGCCTCGGCAGCGGCTTATTGCTGATCGCTTTGCTATTTACGCTCTTTTTCTGGCAACAGGCGAGACTCACTTTGATTTTCATTGACTTAGTCGCCCTGGTGACCTGCCTGATAGGTTTTGTTAAATTAATGGAGCCTAAGATCAGCTTTTTAATCACTCCTGCCTCTTTATGTTATCAGCACAGGCATGGTAAATGGCACTTATTATGGCAGGATATAGTGCGGATAGACGCCGTCAGGCAAACCTGCGGTATAAGCAGCCAAGAGCTGCCCTATCTGGGCATCCGGTTGAAAAATATCGACTGTCTTGCAGACAATATCTCCCCGCGGATGGCAAACCGGCTGATCCATGAGCAAAGACCATTAACCCTGTATTGCTTACTCAATAATTTAATGACCCTGGAGCAGGGAGCCATGAACTTCATGCCTTACACCTTAAGCGACGGTACCCGCATCAAGGGACCAATAGCCTGTTTCCTGCACCATAGCTGCGCCTTGCAAAAGGCACTGGGCTACCACCTTTTTATTCCCGATACCGCCATGGACAGGGATATCACCGACTTCTCCCGGCTACTGGGCCAATGTAAGAAAGCCACCGCATTGTACCCCTAA
- a CDS encoding DUF4870 domain-containing protein — protein sequence MSHYHTETKTAYDMAKIVAALSYLTIVGWMLAIILYGFYKSTFARFHLRQSLGLVITAALLSFIPLIGWLLNIAVVFLWFLALYYALSGQKRSVPLLGDFYQRHLDFIC from the coding sequence ATGTCGCATTATCACACGGAAACCAAAACGGCCTATGATATGGCTAAAATTGTGGCGGCATTAAGTTATCTGACCATAGTGGGGTGGATGCTGGCGATCATTCTCTATGGCTTTTATAAATCAACCTTTGCCCGCTTTCATTTAAGACAATCCCTGGGATTGGTTATTACCGCAGCCCTGTTATCCTTTATTCCCTTAATTGGCTGGTTACTCAATATCGCCGTGGTCTTTTTGTGGTTTTTGGCCTTGTATTATGCCCTGAGCGGACAAAAAAGATCTGTGCCGTTATTGGGGGACTTCTATCAAAGACATCTGGACTTTATCTGTTAG
- the recC gene encoding exodeoxyribonuclease V subunit gamma produces MIYLYPANKMENLLVLLDKIQQISPLAVFSQEIIVVQNPGMQHWLNLSLAKQRGISMNIRYALPAQFLWKLMRSVASDEDVPDQSPYSREVLTWRLAALLGSDEVTANPEFEQPSRYWQQETSAERAALKRYQLATQLADLYEQYLIFRPKWIDAWQHRESIFNLQNESLPHAGALDEIEKWQGLLWQLLIKELPYNPVTLMQDAIAGLNNKKAELPRRIVFFGINAMAPMWLDFINALSEHIEIHFFHLNPCFSYWGDILSEKQAVKAISNWVDGYEDIRSAVGNPLLASLGQQGREFMALLHNYSLVNIDVFEQAGSQDTVSAPEPGQQAAIPEAVTASVLAQLQNDILTLTDARQAPKKAKDDSVIITSCHSALREVQGLHDWLLHQFNADSELTPKDILVMCPQIESYAPYVNAVFTRGWQDIDDKIPPLPCSIADRSSKDAEPLIAAFIDLLNLPDSRFQVSGLVALLRLPAMQQKFSLSFEDIDKISLWVEQAAIHWGLDQQHKANILGLEQGSNSFTWQQGLSRLMTGFAYGDSEVIHQEALLLPVVEGDDGRLLGQLMLIIEQLQSFSHQLSTARDACSWQSFLQQMLDELFVVTGDHNFELIYHAIESLVEYCTHALYDKDIALSVVREFLNSHFSMPDPGRQFMVGQVTFCSMIPMRSIPFKIIAVLGLNDGEFPRQRQPLGFDLLAMTAAKLGDRSRRGDDRYLFLEAIISARQALYLSYQGRNIKTNAPREASLVLKELMEYLELGYGWQLGNSGDDIRQLPMQPFSADNYLGAYPGFDEKWLKLGNSTASGEENGNETLLISQEVISQENQLGDKQNSAAASENMPAEQQGEKTAQINASELIAFFQHPARQFARRQLNLYFEQVSIELEDAEPFTADRLQSYQLREQLLDCYLVAATKEGEDGPAATSDIDREVLQVITAARLAGKFPYLPTTGELFEKWRDDSEQFSRVIIEQGGDNPSQVYCEVLLSQADGNNISLSTLLPVQGQQLVFYRSSSAKAKDFFTLYLHQLILQVWQRQLAAGQISLQADEQGLLAHVSDCSGFYFDTKSQKVSQYRFKAIADPETQLARLLAAFASGQNQALLVNGELAEHYFKVTGRGKSFSQQDFEKYWHDVNAIRPLSADPYMHYFWPTCPDLSEHLSMIESLYQPMYQALEKVKL; encoded by the coding sequence GTGATCTACCTTTATCCAGCCAACAAGATGGAAAATCTGTTGGTGTTGCTAGATAAAATTCAGCAGATATCCCCCCTGGCGGTGTTTAGCCAGGAAATTATCGTGGTGCAAAATCCGGGTATGCAGCACTGGCTTAATCTCTCGCTGGCAAAACAGCGGGGGATCAGCATGAATATCCGTTATGCTCTGCCGGCGCAGTTTTTATGGAAATTAATGCGATCCGTTGCCAGTGATGAAGATGTCCCTGATCAGTCGCCTTATTCCCGGGAAGTGCTTACCTGGCGCTTAGCTGCCTTACTGGGCAGCGATGAGGTGACGGCTAACCCCGAATTTGAGCAGCCCAGCCGCTACTGGCAACAGGAAACATCAGCAGAAAGAGCGGCACTGAAACGTTATCAGCTGGCAACACAGCTGGCGGATTTATACGAGCAATACCTTATTTTCCGGCCAAAGTGGATTGATGCCTGGCAGCACAGAGAAAGTATTTTCAATTTGCAAAACGAGAGCCTGCCCCATGCCGGCGCCCTTGATGAGATTGAAAAATGGCAGGGCTTGTTATGGCAATTACTGATCAAAGAACTGCCCTATAATCCGGTGACCTTAATGCAGGATGCCATTGCCGGGCTCAATAACAAGAAAGCCGAGCTGCCCCGGCGGATTGTATTTTTCGGTATCAACGCCATGGCGCCGATGTGGCTGGACTTTATTAATGCCCTGAGTGAGCATATCGAAATACATTTTTTTCATTTAAACCCGTGTTTTTCCTATTGGGGGGATATCCTTTCAGAAAAGCAGGCGGTGAAGGCCATCAGCAACTGGGTCGATGGTTATGAGGACATCCGCTCTGCGGTCGGTAACCCCCTGCTGGCAAGTCTTGGCCAGCAGGGGAGGGAATTTATGGCTTTGCTGCACAATTACTCCCTGGTCAATATTGACGTCTTTGAACAGGCCGGAAGCCAGGATACGGTATCAGCACCAGAACCCGGTCAGCAGGCGGCAATACCGGAAGCAGTGACTGCTTCTGTGCTGGCGCAGCTGCAAAATGATATTTTAACCCTGACGGATGCGCGCCAGGCGCCCAAGAAGGCAAAAGATGATTCCGTGATCATCACCAGCTGCCATAGTGCGCTCAGAGAAGTGCAGGGCTTGCATGACTGGCTGTTGCATCAATTTAATGCCGACAGTGAGTTAACGCCAAAAGATATCCTGGTGATGTGCCCGCAAATCGAGAGTTACGCCCCTTATGTCAATGCGGTCTTTACCCGGGGCTGGCAGGATATCGACGATAAAATCCCGCCTTTACCTTGCTCCATTGCCGACAGGAGCAGTAAAGACGCCGAGCCGCTGATCGCCGCTTTTATTGACTTGCTTAATCTACCCGACAGCCGTTTTCAGGTCTCGGGTTTGGTCGCCTTGTTAAGATTACCGGCGATGCAGCAAAAGTTTTCCCTGAGCTTTGAGGATATCGATAAAATTAGCCTCTGGGTTGAGCAGGCGGCCATTCACTGGGGGCTGGATCAGCAGCATAAAGCCAATATCCTCGGGCTTGAGCAGGGCAGTAACAGTTTTACCTGGCAGCAGGGGCTGAGCCGGCTGATGACGGGATTTGCCTACGGCGACAGCGAGGTTATCCACCAGGAGGCGTTATTGTTGCCTGTGGTGGAAGGGGACGACGGGCGCTTATTAGGCCAGCTGATGTTGATTATTGAGCAGCTGCAAAGTTTTTCCCATCAGCTAAGCACAGCGCGCGATGCCTGTAGCTGGCAAAGCTTTTTACAACAAATGCTGGATGAGCTTTTTGTGGTCACGGGAGATCATAATTTTGAGCTGATTTATCACGCCATCGAATCCCTGGTGGAATACTGTACCCATGCCCTTTACGATAAGGATATTGCCCTCAGCGTGGTCCGGGAGTTTCTCAACAGCCATTTCAGTATGCCGGACCCCGGACGCCAGTTTATGGTGGGCCAGGTAACGTTTTGCTCTATGATCCCCATGCGCAGCATTCCTTTTAAAATTATTGCGGTGTTAGGGCTTAATGACGGTGAATTTCCCCGTCAGCGTCAGCCGCTGGGTTTTGATCTGCTGGCGATGACGGCGGCAAAACTCGGCGACAGATCGCGCCGGGGCGATGACAGGTATTTATTCCTTGAAGCCATTATTTCCGCGCGCCAGGCCCTTTACCTGAGCTATCAGGGGCGTAATATTAAAACCAATGCCCCCAGGGAAGCTTCCCTGGTATTAAAAGAGCTGATGGAATACCTGGAACTGGGTTATGGCTGGCAACTCGGCAACTCGGGCGACGATATCCGGCAACTGCCGATGCAGCCTTTTAGCGCTGACAATTATCTCGGTGCTTACCCGGGTTTTGATGAGAAGTGGCTGAAATTAGGCAATAGTACGGCCTCAGGTGAAGAAAACGGCAATGAAACCCTATTGATTTCGCAAGAAGTGATCTCACAAGAAAACCAGCTCGGCGATAAACAGAACTCAGCAGCAGCCTCGGAAAATATGCCAGCAGAACAGCAGGGAGAAAAAACTGCACAAATCAATGCTTCCGAGCTGATCGCTTTTTTCCAGCACCCGGCCAGGCAATTTGCCCGCCGCCAGCTTAACCTATATTTTGAGCAGGTAAGCATAGAGCTTGAGGATGCCGAGCCTTTTACCGCCGATCGATTGCAAAGTTATCAGTTAAGGGAGCAGCTGCTTGACTGCTACCTGGTGGCGGCCACAAAAGAGGGGGAAGATGGCCCTGCAGCCACCTCTGACATCGACCGGGAAGTTTTACAGGTGATCACAGCTGCGCGTTTGGCGGGCAAGTTCCCCTATTTGCCGACCACGGGGGAGTTATTTGAAAAATGGCGCGATGACAGTGAGCAATTCTCCCGGGTGATCATTGAACAAGGGGGGGATAACCCCAGCCAAGTCTACTGTGAAGTGCTGCTTTCCCAGGCAGACGGCAATAATATTTCGTTAAGCACCTTGTTGCCGGTGCAAGGGCAGCAACTGGTGTTTTATCGCAGCAGCAGCGCCAAGGCAAAAGACTTTTTTACCTTGTATCTGCACCAGTTAATCCTGCAGGTATGGCAACGCCAGCTTGCTGCAGGCCAAATATCATTACAGGCTGATGAGCAGGGCTTATTAGCGCACGTCAGTGACTGTAGCGGTTTTTACTTTGATACCAAAAGCCAGAAAGTCAGCCAGTACCGGTTTAAAGCCATAGCCGATCCCGAGACACAACTAGCCCGGTTATTAGCCGCTTTTGCTTCAGGACAAAATCAGGCGCTGTTAGTTAATGGTGAGTTAGCCGAGCATTATTTTAAAGTTACCGGCCGGGGTAAAAGTTTTAGCCAGCAAGACTTTGAAAAATACTGGCATGATGTCAATGCCATACGGCCGTTATCAGCAGATCCCTATATGCATTATTTCTGGCCGACTTGTCCTGATTTGAGCGAGCATTTGTCTATGATAGAAAGCCTTTACCAGCCCATGTACCAGGCACTTGAAAAGGTGAAGTTATGA